From the Patescibacteria group bacterium genome, the window AAGAAGTTGATGATCCTACTGGAAAAACAGATCATGCTATTGAAAGTGCAAAAATGGCAGAACCTATTTTAAATAATTTAGAATATTCCAAAGATAAAATTAATCATATTCAAGATTGCATTATTTCTCACAGATATAGAACTGAAAATAAACCCCAAACAAAAGAAGCTAAAATCGTTTTCGATGCAGACAAATTAGAAACTGTTGGTGCAATTGGTATTGCAAGAGCATTTGTTTGGGTTGGAAGAAATAATGCACATATATACAAAAATGCAGACATTGAAGAATATGCCAAAGAAAATTTAGGTGGCAAAATTAATGGAAGAATCCAAAATAAAACCAAACATAGCCCACAAATTAATTGGGAAACTAAAGATAAACATATCCTAAATTATTTATATACTGATAAAGCAAAGCAAGTTGCAAAAGATAGAATGATTTTTTCTGAAAATTTTTTTAAAAGATTAGAAAGCGAAATTAATGGTAAGATGTAACGGGGTTGGGATGAACTCAAGGGGACGCTGCGCTTTCCTCTCTTCGGTCGTCACCCTCGTATAACAAGGATTATGAGGAAAATCTCTCGGCTCGAGATTTTCCCAAATTTGCTCCACTACGTTCCGCAAACTTCTCATAATCCCAACGTTGTACGAAATTTTGCCCAATAAATAATTTTTATGAATAATAATGAAAAAATTTTTCAGCCTGAGTATTCCTTGAAAAAGGAAAATATTTTTTCACTCTCCAAACTACCAGAATCACTAGGAGAAAGAAAAAAGTCCCTAGGTTGGCCCGTTGAAATTCAGGGCACTGGCAGAGTCAAGGAAGGCACAAAGGATTTTGAAGTGCATTATCCCGCTGGAGATGTTTTTCTTTCTCTTGGTGTTACTATTCACGAACTAGGTCATCTTAGACAAGAAGAATTTAATCCTGAAATTGATCAAATTGAGAAAGAAAAAGAATGGGGACATTATATGGAGATAAAAGAGCAAGATGCATATCAAAGAGGCCTTGAGAGAGTAAAAAAATATTTTCCTGAAACGCTTGATGAAATAGAGAAAAAGTTCCAGGAATATAAAAATCAAGGAAAGCTAAAAAATTTTTCTTCATTTGAAAATCTATATGACTTTTTACAAGGAACTATAAACATAAACAGAGCGTTAGCAACTATCCCAGAAATGGAAAATAAAGACGAAGAAGACAGATTAGAATATGAAGCCTTGAAGAAAGCGGATATAGAAAAATTTTTTAGCAATGTCAGAGAATCTCGCGTTGATGAAAAAATAGACGAAGAATGGATTGAAGATTTTATTTTGAAAATGGCTGAAAAAATTTCTAATGAACAATAAAAATTATTTATTGGGCAAAACTCAAGCCACGCTGCGCTCTCACCCTCACCTTTTATAAGTTATAATAATAAGGTATAGAAGGTGAGGGTTCGGGTCGTACAACAAGTAATAACTGGAAAATGCCTCAGCTCGGCATTTTCCCAAATTTTCTTTCGCCTTGCTCAAGAAAACTTCAGTTATCACTGACGTTATGTGCAATTTCCCTCTCAAAATGAGAATTTTTAGTTAGAAAAAGAAAAAGCCCTCTCTCAAAAAGTAAATAATAATATAAATACAAAACAATTACTTATTGTATGTTTAAAGATTTTGGATTAGTTGACAGAATTTATAATAAATTAGGTTCTTCAAAAAAAGATCATCTAATTGGAGATACAAATTTTACTAGAACTATTTTTAATGATGATTCTTCAGAAACTTTTGTTTGTTTTTTACCTTGGAGAGTAGGAATATCAGAAGCTCAAAAACTAGGATTAATTCCTAAAACTGCTAGAACTATTCTATATGAGGGACCAATTGGCTTTGCGAATTCAAATCCAGAAATAGCTAGGAAATTGCAAAGTGATATAGTAGAAGATATTAGGGAACAAAATCTAGGTAGATTTAGCGTTTTATCTTATAGTATTGGTACTTATCCTGGATTTTATATCGCTAATAATTTCCCAACTGATAAATTAATTGCCGTAGTTCCCGGTGCTAAATTAGGTGCTTGTATTTGGGATGGAATTGCAACTCAAAAAGTTAAATCATTAGCATCCAAAGACCATGGAATCATGTGCCATTCTGAATATGATAGCGTTTTGTATGGTACGAATCCAATTGAAAACATTTCTAATTTACCTTCAAACATTGAAATTCATTTAGCAACAAATGATAATTATATCAAAACGCATCATGGTGAAGCTTTAATAGAGGGTCTGATTGCACAAGGTAAAAATCCTAAAATTATAAAATATAATGGTAAAGGACATATATTGACTTTAGCAGAGTTTGGAAAAAATAATGTTTTATAATTGAATTTATTTAACGGTTTTAACTACTTTCGGGCTTTTTCTTTAAATATATGATCTAACTCATTTTGAGAGGTAAACTGTCGCTGCGCTCGTTCGAGTTGCACTCTCACCACATAACAGGTGTTAAGCGGTTCCGCCTTGCAGGCTCCACCCAAATTTTCCTACGGAAAACTTCGCCAAACACCAATGTTATGTGTAATTCAAAAATCCAAACTATTACAAAAATTTATAAATAATAACTATTAAATATAAAATATGAGAAACAAAATAATTTTAATGTCTTTTTTCTTAATATTCTTTTTAGTTGGTTGCTCTAATTTAAGAACTTCTAAAAATGAAATAAATAATTCTACATCTATTATTACCAACAATCCAATCAATACAAATATTTCATTAATTAATCAAAATTTAAATAATACAAAAATTGTGAATTCACTAAGTGG encodes:
- a CDS encoding HD domain-containing protein encodes the protein MDEKIEKIKEIVKEELAFCSAHNFDHVMRVYNLALHLAENEDVDLDVIKAAALLHDIGGKKEVDDPTGKTDHAIESAKMAEPILNNLEYSKDKINHIQDCIISHRYRTENKPQTKEAKIVFDADKLETVGAIGIARAFVWVGRNNAHIYKNADIEEYAKENLGGKINGRIQNKTKHSPQINWETKDKHILNYLYTDKAKQVAKDRMIFSENFFKRLESEINGKM